AAGAGCAATACGGGTTGACAAGTCAGCTCAGGAGGGCATCAGTCTCAGTGCCAGTGAACATAGCGGAAGGCAAGGGAAGATTTCACAAGAAGGAGTTCATTCAGTTCCTCTTTATAGCACGCGGATCCCTGTACGAGCTGATGACGCTGATTCGAGTGGCCGAGGAGTTAACGTATCTCAAGAGAGA
This is a stretch of genomic DNA from Chlamydiota bacterium. It encodes these proteins:
- a CDS encoding four helix bundle protein, whose translation is MEQQFEKLEVWKQGMELTKKIYQITLEFPREEQYGLTSQLRRASVSVPVNIAEGKGRFHKKEFIQFLFIARGSLYELMTLIRVAEELTYLKRERVEELRTMMGQITGMINALIETIR